The Leptospira kmetyi serovar Malaysia str. Bejo-Iso9 genome includes a window with the following:
- a CDS encoding MBL fold metallo-hydrolase — translation MKDIIFYQLFEVQSSTYTYLIADPETKKAAIIDPVWETVDRDLKLIRELDLHLSYILETHIHADHISGADEIRENTMAETAISSSAGIDCADIQLEDGHELFLGNKTITAIATPGHTNSCMSFLFEGMVFTGDSLLIGGTGRTDFQWGSASKLYDSITQKLFSLPEDTLVYPSHDYHGLTSTTIGLEKRFNPRIGGDRSKEDFRKIMTELQLETPKKMHIAVPINLGCGKLEAVKVMNPNAISGIPSVSNEDVFEKIGKVRIIDVRYPGEFYGALGHINTAQLITLGDDLTKFLENGDRSEEIVFVCRSGKRSRKATEESIRLGYKFTASMAGGMLNWNERSLPKE, via the coding sequence ATGAAGGACATTATTTTTTACCAGCTCTTCGAAGTTCAATCTTCCACATATACGTATTTAATCGCCGATCCTGAAACGAAAAAAGCGGCGATCATCGATCCCGTTTGGGAAACGGTCGATCGGGATTTAAAGCTGATTCGAGAACTCGATCTGCATCTGAGTTATATCTTGGAAACGCATATCCACGCGGATCATATCAGCGGAGCCGACGAGATTCGCGAGAATACGATGGCCGAAACTGCGATCAGCTCTTCGGCCGGAATCGATTGCGCTGATATACAACTCGAAGACGGTCACGAACTTTTTCTCGGAAACAAAACGATCACAGCGATCGCGACTCCCGGACATACGAATTCCTGTATGAGTTTTCTTTTTGAAGGAATGGTCTTTACGGGAGATTCTCTTTTGATCGGAGGAACGGGTAGAACCGATTTTCAGTGGGGGTCCGCCTCGAAGTTATATGATAGCATAACGCAGAAATTATTCTCCCTTCCCGAAGATACTCTGGTTTATCCGAGTCACGATTATCACGGCTTAACTTCCACAACGATCGGATTGGAAAAAAGATTCAATCCGAGGATCGGAGGCGATCGCTCCAAAGAAGATTTCAGAAAGATCATGACCGAACTTCAACTCGAGACTCCGAAAAAAATGCATATTGCGGTTCCGATCAACTTAGGATGCGGCAAACTCGAAGCCGTAAAGGTAATGAATCCGAACGCAATCTCCGGAATCCCTTCCGTTTCCAACGAAGACGTATTCGAAAAGATCGGAAAGGTAAGAATCATAGACGTTCGTTATCCGGGAGAATTCTACGGAGCCTTGGGACATATCAACACGGCCCAACTCATAACGTTAGGCGATGATTTAACGAAATTTTTAGAGAACGGTGATCGTTCGGAAGAAATCGTATTCGTATGTCGCAGCGGAAAACGTTCCCGCAAAGCGACGGAAGAAAGCATTCGTTTAGGTTATAAATTCACGGCAAGTATGGCAGGCGGCATGTTGAATTGGAACGAGAGATCACTGCCTAAGGAGTAG
- a CDS encoding YeeE/YedE family protein, whose product MTTEWVMGIIGGTLIGIAVSLMLLWNGRVTGVSGIVYGVLIPQKGDTEWRWYFIVGLLLGGLSLKAAAPDLLTVELQTNTWIGALAGILVGFGAMLGGGCTSGHGVCGVSRFSVRSIVATIVFMSTGMMAVLFLRKIGLLI is encoded by the coding sequence ATGACGACAGAATGGGTGATGGGAATCATCGGAGGAACGTTAATCGGCATTGCGGTATCGTTGATGCTTTTGTGGAACGGAAGAGTGACCGGAGTGAGCGGCATCGTATACGGCGTATTGATTCCGCAAAAAGGCGACACGGAATGGAGATGGTATTTTATCGTCGGTTTGTTACTCGGCGGGCTTTCCTTGAAAGCGGCCGCTCCCGATCTTTTAACGGTCGAGTTACAAACAAACACGTGGATCGGCGCGTTAGCCGGAATACTCGTCGGCTTCGGCGCGATGTTGGGAGGCGGTTGCACCAGCGGACACGGAGTTTGCGGAGTCAGCAGATTCTCCGTTCGATCCATCGTAGCCACGATCGTTTTTATGAGCACGGGTATGATGGCCGTGTTGTTTCTTCGGAAAATCGGGTTACTGATATGA
- a CDS encoding DUF6691 family protein: protein MKYNFGALIVGLLFAIGLGISGILQPSNIVGFLDVFGNWNPTLLFTMAGAVGVHFVTYKLIRKRKTPMFTKEWFIPTRKEITPALVVGSVIFGIGWGLGGYCPTVSITSLASFEARPLIVFASIILGMLLFRFIDQKMNLKNKLE, encoded by the coding sequence ATGAAGTATAACTTCGGCGCTTTGATCGTCGGTTTATTGTTCGCGATCGGATTGGGCATTTCGGGAATTTTACAACCTTCTAATATAGTCGGCTTTCTGGACGTTTTCGGAAATTGGAACCCTACCCTTCTCTTTACGATGGCGGGCGCGGTCGGCGTACATTTCGTCACGTATAAATTAATCCGAAAAAGAAAAACTCCCATGTTTACCAAGGAATGGTTTATTCCCACCCGAAAGGAAATCACTCCGGCCTTGGTCGTCGGTAGCGTCATTTTCGGAATCGGCTGGGGATTGGGCGGTTATTGTCCTACCGTTTCGATCACTTCCCTTGCGAGTTTTGAAGCGAGACCGCTCATCGTTTTCGCGAGCATCATTTTGGGAATGTTGCTCTTTCGATTCATCGATCAAAAGATGAATCTTAAAAACAAATTAGAATAA
- a CDS encoding sulfite exporter TauE/SafE family protein: MLILGYVASFVMGTSLGLIGAGGSILMVPILFYFFGQDATQSTTNSLFIVGVTASFGAFMKAKSGNLNLKLATLFVIPSFVGIYIARRLILPYLPDSIVSVFGFNLTKSFLMMIVFAITMIFSSWAMIRSGESSGEESPEFRFTSLNVFSIIRKGLIVGTITGFIGAGGGFLIVPALVLLLKFPLKVAIGTSSAIIAINSLFGFTISFTSMQIKDCPLLLTVCFLGIAGLFFGQILSRKIKARSLKQCFGYFALLIAAWIVWDQSFRL; the protein is encoded by the coding sequence ATGCTCATACTCGGATACGTTGCATCCTTCGTTATGGGAACTTCTCTCGGACTCATCGGCGCCGGTGGGTCCATTCTCATGGTTCCCATTCTTTTTTATTTCTTCGGGCAGGATGCGACACAATCCACGACAAATTCTCTTTTTATCGTAGGTGTGACCGCATCTTTCGGAGCGTTTATGAAGGCAAAAAGCGGAAATCTCAATTTGAAGCTGGCGACTCTTTTTGTGATTCCGAGTTTCGTGGGAATTTATATCGCAAGACGTTTGATTCTCCCTTACCTTCCGGATAGTATCGTCTCCGTTTTCGGCTTCAACTTGACGAAATCTTTTTTGATGATGATCGTTTTCGCGATCACGATGATCTTCAGTTCTTGGGCCATGATTCGTTCGGGAGAATCTTCCGGGGAAGAATCGCCGGAGTTCCGTTTCACTTCGCTTAACGTTTTTTCGATCATACGCAAAGGTCTGATCGTCGGAACGATCACCGGGTTTATCGGAGCGGGAGGCGGATTTCTCATCGTCCCCGCTCTTGTGCTTTTGCTCAAGTTTCCTCTTAAGGTTGCGATCGGAACCTCGTCCGCGATCATCGCGATAAATTCCCTATTCGGTTTTACGATCAGCTTTACTTCGATGCAAATCAAAGATTGTCCCTTACTATTGACCGTTTGTTTCCTCGGGATCGCGGGATTGTTCTTCGGACAGATTCTTTCCCGAAAAATCAAAGCGCGATCTTTAAAACAATGTTTCGGTTACTTTGCGCTTTTGATCGCGGCTTGGATCGTATGGGATCAAAGCTTCCGTTTATAA
- a CDS encoding NAD(P)/FAD-dependent oxidoreductase, with amino-acid sequence MKLGSEVLIVGGGPAGLSAALALGRMSRTALICDDNRPRNAPSSHLNNFPTRDGIHPAEWRRLVRKDLEKYKTISFFEGSVVSVEKSVFGFNAKFSSGDTASFRKIILAYGVEDRPLPVPGFRELWGKSIFHCPYCHGFEIRGSRIALISNSEMTFHMLSLVNDLASDLILLTNGKAIFSEEQKSLLKRNNVRLIEEQITGFLHEGERLNAITLANDTIIERDAAFFQPILPFKLKSTIGEELGCEKTQFGLYKVNERGATTVDGVFACGDSVSMGHSVLLAAASGGMAGAGTVASLLGEKFEGMSH; translated from the coding sequence ATGAAATTGGGTTCGGAAGTTTTGATCGTCGGAGGCGGACCTGCGGGGCTTAGCGCGGCGCTCGCATTGGGACGTATGAGTAGGACCGCTTTGATCTGCGACGACAATCGTCCGAGAAACGCGCCTTCTTCTCACCTGAATAATTTTCCAACGAGAGACGGGATTCATCCCGCCGAATGGAGAAGGTTGGTTCGGAAAGATCTGGAAAAATACAAAACGATTTCTTTCTTTGAGGGATCGGTCGTATCCGTTGAAAAATCGGTCTTCGGTTTTAATGCGAAGTTCTCTTCGGGTGATACGGCTTCTTTTCGAAAAATCATTCTCGCCTATGGAGTGGAGGATCGTCCCTTGCCGGTTCCCGGTTTTCGAGAATTGTGGGGGAAATCGATCTTTCATTGTCCTTACTGTCACGGATTCGAAATTCGCGGTTCTCGTATCGCATTGATTTCCAACAGCGAAATGACGTTCCATATGTTGTCTTTGGTAAACGATCTTGCTTCCGATTTGATTCTTCTTACGAACGGGAAAGCGATCTTCAGCGAGGAACAAAAAAGTCTATTAAAAAGAAATAATGTTCGATTGATCGAAGAACAAATCACTGGTTTTTTGCACGAAGGAGAACGACTCAATGCGATCACTCTTGCAAACGATACGATCATCGAAAGGGACGCCGCATTCTTTCAACCGATTCTTCCGTTTAAACTCAAGTCGACGATCGGAGAGGAACTCGGGTGCGAAAAAACTCAGTTCGGACTTTACAAGGTGAACGAAAGAGGAGCCACGACGGTGGACGGGGTCTTCGCTTGCGGCGACAGCGTGAGTATGGGTCATTCCGTTTTATTGGCCGCCGCATCCGGAGGGATGGCCGGTGCGGGAACCGTCGCCTCGTTATTGGGAGAAAAGTTCGAAGGGATGTCGCATTAA
- a CDS encoding LysR family transcriptional regulator has translation MDLSKLKSFIVLAEELNFRKSAEILGISQPPLTRLISSLEEELSTKLFERTTRQVQLTGAGIFLLKEGKEIIARAENLEREVRSIGKLKAGKLNIGFSTTSFLANLPQIIDEFQNRFPKLKFQLHQETRIRIPKGLRSGHFDVCFMEGTVSEEDLESRSVHDEGLGVLVPKKHPLAKRKEIELRELKDETIILHPKKEAGKFYDTISQLFKQSGIKPKLYVKNDRESCPILVATGKGVSLTVLGAQNIAPSETQFVPIKKLFLPVSVFWAPENKNPLLKTFLSFVIESDSFKNKKAECLMDVMRL, from the coding sequence ATGGACTTATCGAAACTAAAATCTTTTATCGTATTGGCGGAAGAATTAAACTTCAGAAAAAGCGCGGAAATTTTGGGAATTTCACAACCTCCTTTGACGCGATTGATCTCTTCCCTAGAAGAGGAGCTTTCCACAAAACTATTCGAACGAACTACGAGACAGGTTCAACTTACCGGAGCGGGGATTTTTCTTTTGAAAGAAGGCAAGGAAATCATCGCCCGAGCCGAAAATCTCGAACGGGAAGTCCGTTCCATCGGCAAACTCAAGGCTGGAAAGTTAAACATCGGTTTTTCGACGACTTCCTTTCTCGCAAATCTTCCTCAAATCATCGACGAATTTCAAAATCGTTTTCCGAAATTAAAATTTCAACTGCATCAGGAAACGAGAATTAGAATTCCAAAAGGATTACGATCGGGACACTTCGACGTTTGTTTTATGGAAGGAACCGTTTCGGAAGAAGACTTGGAAAGTCGTTCCGTTCACGACGAAGGACTCGGAGTTTTAGTTCCCAAAAAACATCCTCTCGCAAAACGAAAGGAAATCGAACTTCGAGAACTGAAGGACGAAACGATCATATTACATCCGAAAAAGGAAGCCGGAAAATTTTATGACACGATCTCCCAACTTTTTAAACAAAGCGGAATCAAGCCGAAACTATACGTGAAAAACGATCGGGAAAGTTGTCCCATCTTAGTCGCGACCGGCAAAGGGGTTTCTCTTACGGTATTGGGGGCTCAAAACATCGCTCCTTCCGAAACTCAATTCGTTCCGATCAAAAAATTATTTCTTCCCGTCTCGGTTTTTTGGGCGCCCGAAAACAAGAACCCTTTGTTGAAAACATTTTTGAGTTTTGTGATCGAAAGCGATTCTTTTAAGAATAAGAAGGCGGAATGTCTTATGGATGTGATGCGGCTTTAA
- a CDS encoding heme-binding beta-barrel domain-containing protein produces the protein MIEGNETYGPLVHLIGRWEGDKGLDISPEKIGKDVKRYYETVTYEPIGSTTNAQSQILTGLYYRQLVSDKSSDQVIHDQTGYWMWEAETGIVFHAFTIPRGTSVVAGGIYAEAGDPIHLEVNAKEGSADWGIIQPPFMTANAKALEFKNILVIRGDHLFYSQELKIQIYGKVFSHTDENSLIRKQS, from the coding sequence ATGATCGAAGGAAACGAAACGTACGGGCCGCTGGTTCATCTCATCGGACGTTGGGAAGGGGATAAGGGACTTGATATATCGCCGGAAAAAATCGGAAAGGATGTAAAACGATATTATGAAACCGTTACTTACGAACCGATCGGCTCTACCACAAACGCGCAATCACAGATTTTAACGGGACTTTATTATCGCCAGTTGGTAAGCGATAAGTCCAGCGATCAGGTGATCCACGATCAAACCGGATATTGGATGTGGGAAGCCGAAACGGGAATCGTCTTTCACGCGTTTACCATTCCTCGAGGAACATCGGTCGTAGCGGGCGGAATATACGCGGAGGCGGGCGATCCGATTCATCTGGAAGTCAATGCAAAGGAAGGGAGCGCGGATTGGGGAATCATTCAACCTCCGTTTATGACCGCAAACGCAAAAGCATTAGAATTTAAGAATATTCTTGTCATTCGAGGAGATCATCTTTTTTATTCTCAGGAATTAAAGATCCAGATTTACGGAAAAGTGTTTTCTCATACGGATGAGAATTCTTTGATTCGCAAGCAAAGCTGA
- a CDS encoding adenylate/guanylate cyclase domain-containing protein, producing the protein MFANQFFPLHIILFLGNLFLTGNRLYIGEILPSFSSDSLHRQEVASMITRIRSAFHWILGRHLLADLPEEERRSFRLTGNTLFILAMLILMAWVQPVPSDLILFLNVFTVIFLTTIAVSWVLLRRGYILAAQVFLCFTLWVMDVIIIFTFPGQQAHLYLSVAMLLPLLLVVRKHKVTRIVLALIPFCLFIARETYFKILGGQALYGAEPAPGTLRADEVLMDVIGSQLFLLLLAYLFIRGSDEAEAKIQAEHEKSEQLLLNILPEEIAQELKEKGVSEPRLHRSATVCFTDFKGFTQIAETLSPTELVAELDRCFSYFDSVMERHNLEKLKTIGDSYMFAGGIPESSGTHAVDCVMAALEIQAFMNQMKEIKANQGLPYWELRLGIHSGDLVAGVIGEKKFAYDVWSDTVNIASRCESSGIPGRINISRAAYELVKDFFNCEYRGAVPAKHKGEIEMYFVNGLLPELRRKGEERIPNEEFQRRYELLSKKEI; encoded by the coding sequence TTGTTTGCAAATCAATTCTTTCCTCTTCATATAATACTCTTTCTCGGGAATTTATTTCTAACCGGAAACCGACTTTACATCGGAGAGATTCTCCCGTCTTTTAGTTCTGATTCTTTGCACCGTCAGGAGGTTGCGTCTATGATAACCAGGATCCGATCCGCTTTCCACTGGATACTCGGGCGTCACTTATTGGCCGATCTCCCCGAAGAAGAACGACGTTCCTTTCGTCTCACCGGCAACACTCTCTTCATTCTTGCGATGCTGATCCTTATGGCCTGGGTGCAACCCGTTCCTTCCGATTTGATTCTATTCTTGAACGTCTTTACCGTTATATTCTTAACGACAATCGCCGTTAGTTGGGTTCTATTGAGAAGGGGATACATACTAGCGGCTCAGGTTTTTTTGTGTTTCACATTGTGGGTGATGGATGTGATCATCATCTTCACTTTTCCCGGTCAACAGGCGCATTTATATCTATCGGTAGCAATGCTTCTTCCTTTGCTCCTCGTGGTTCGCAAACATAAAGTAACTAGGATCGTCCTCGCTTTGATTCCGTTTTGTCTGTTTATCGCACGCGAGACCTATTTCAAAATTTTGGGAGGACAGGCCTTGTATGGAGCGGAGCCCGCGCCCGGAACTCTCCGAGCCGATGAAGTTCTTATGGATGTGATCGGCAGTCAGTTGTTTCTTCTTTTGCTTGCGTATCTTTTCATTCGAGGTAGTGACGAAGCGGAAGCCAAGATCCAAGCGGAACATGAAAAGTCGGAGCAGTTGCTTCTTAACATATTACCGGAAGAAATCGCTCAGGAGTTAAAGGAGAAGGGAGTTTCCGAACCGCGTTTGCATCGCAGCGCAACGGTATGTTTTACGGATTTCAAAGGTTTCACACAAATTGCGGAAACGTTGTCGCCAACGGAACTTGTCGCTGAACTCGATCGTTGTTTCTCTTATTTTGATAGCGTAATGGAAAGACACAATCTTGAGAAACTCAAGACGATCGGAGACAGTTATATGTTCGCAGGCGGCATTCCGGAATCAAGCGGAACACACGCGGTCGACTGCGTGATGGCCGCTTTGGAAATTCAAGCCTTTATGAATCAAATGAAGGAAATCAAAGCGAATCAAGGTCTTCCTTATTGGGAACTTCGTCTTGGAATTCATTCCGGCGATTTGGTAGCGGGTGTTATCGGCGAGAAGAAGTTCGCATACGACGTGTGGAGCGATACTGTCAATATCGCAAGTCGCTGCGAGTCGTCCGGTATTCCGGGTCGCATTAATATTTCCAGAGCCGCATACGAACTAGTAAAGGATTTTTTCAACTGCGAATATCGCGGCGCCGTGCCAGCGAAACACAAAGGGGAGATTGAAATGTATTTTGTCAACGGACTCTTGCCCGAACTTCGACGTAAGGGTGAGGAACGGATTCCCAACGAAGAGTTTCAAAGACGATATGAACTGTTGAGCAAGAAAGAAATATAA
- a CDS encoding TetR/AcrR family transcriptional regulator — MKNSSDKNSYHHGDLKKALLEASLRILKEEGYKALSLRKAASYAGVSQSAPYRHYEDLESLYADIAEEGFRMLSERQKKLQSKYRKKPLLLFRESGVCYVEFALEFPDLFRIMYGNQIESHSKYKSLVKTEDDSFKIIVEIIRDCQRAGVIETEDAVSSATSAWTMVHGIAVLLAGKQVMFRSVDLKEARRITKELIHYLYTGMKSDKK; from the coding sequence ATGAAAAATTCTTCGGATAAAAATTCGTATCATCACGGCGACTTAAAAAAAGCCTTATTGGAAGCCTCCCTGCGCATTTTAAAGGAAGAGGGTTATAAGGCGTTGAGTCTTCGAAAAGCCGCTTCGTACGCGGGGGTCAGTCAATCCGCTCCTTATCGCCACTATGAGGATTTGGAATCCTTATACGCGGACATCGCGGAAGAGGGTTTTCGAATGCTTTCCGAACGGCAAAAAAAACTTCAGTCGAAGTACAGAAAAAAACCTCTTCTTCTGTTTCGAGAATCCGGCGTTTGTTACGTGGAGTTCGCTTTGGAGTTTCCGGATCTTTTCCGCATCATGTATGGGAATCAGATCGAAAGCCATTCCAAATACAAGTCCTTGGTTAAGACCGAAGACGATTCTTTTAAAATCATCGTCGAGATCATTCGCGATTGTCAAAGGGCGGGCGTCATTGAGACCGAGGACGCGGTGAGTTCCGCGACTTCCGCTTGGACCATGGTGCACGGCATCGCCGTTCTTTTAGCGGGGAAGCAGGTGATGTTTCGTTCCGTGGATTTGAAGGAAGCGAGACGGATCACGAAAGAATTGATCCATTATCTTTATACCGGAATGAAGTCGGATAAAAAGTGA